In Erigeron canadensis isolate Cc75 chromosome 1, C_canadensis_v1, whole genome shotgun sequence, a single window of DNA contains:
- the LOC122597798 gene encoding MADS-box protein 04g005320, which translates to MGRGRVELKRIENKINRQVTFAKRRNGLLKKAYELSVLCDAEIALIIFSSCGKLHEFCSGPSMSKTLERYHRCNYGTMEANHEDEDSQDNYQEYLKLKAKVDILQQSQRNYLGEELERLGSKELDRLERQLDSSLRQVRSTKTRRMLSQLSELQQKEQSLLEVNKSLKHKLEESSSAAYQVSWKANERNFENGQIMPPRREGYFQSFDCNDNIQIGYNNEAPNDDPSILQNANGIIPGWML; encoded by the exons ATGGGTAGAGGAAGAGTGGAGCTAAAAAGGATAGAGAACAAGATAAACAGACAAGTCACATTTGCAAAAAGAAGGAATGGATTATTAAAGAAGGCTTATGAGCTTTCTGTGCTTTGTGATGCTGAAATTGCTCTTATCATCTTCTCTAGTTGTGGCAAACTTCATGAATTCTGCAGTGGACCTAG CATGTCCAAGACACTTGAAAGGTACCACAGATGCAACTACGGCACAATGGAAGCTAACCATGAAGATGAAGATTCACAG GACAACTACCAGGAGTATTTAAAGTTGAAAGCAAAAGTTGATATCTTGCAACAATCTCAAAG GAATTATTTAGGAGAAGAATTGGAGCGGTTGGGATCAAAGGAGCTCGACCGGCTTGAGCGTCAACTGGATTCTTCTCTAAGGCAAGTCCGGTCAACCAAG ACTCGACGTATGCTTAGTCAACTTTCAGAATTACAGCAAAAG GAACAGTCATTATTGGAAGTTAACAAATCCCTTAAACATAAG TTGGAAGAAAGTAGTAGTGCAGCTTACCAAGTATCATGGAAAGCCAACGAGCGTAACTTTGAGAACGGACAAATAATGCCTCCTCGCCGGGAGGGTTATTTCCAAAGTTTTGATTGCAATGACAATATCCAAATTGG CTACAATAATGAGGCACCAAATGATGATCCAAGCATATTACAAAATGCTAATGGAATTATACCAGGATGGatgctttga